Proteins from a single region of Methanotorris igneus Kol 5:
- the eno gene encoding phosphopyruvate hydratase translates to MLKHVDDSFEIYDIHAREVLDSRGNPTVEVEVLTLGRGIGSAIVPSGASTGTHEALELRDKSKRFGGKGVLEAVDNVNSIIKPELIGYDSRMQREIDTIMIELDGTENKSKLGANAILAVSMAVAKAAADTASLPLYKYLGGCNSFVMPVPMMNVINGGKHAGNALDFQEFMIMPVGADSIAEAIRIGAETYQALKKVILEKYGKNAINVGDEGGFAPPIEDARDALNLLAEAAKLAGYENDIVFALDCAASEFYKDGYYIVKGEKLTREQLIELYKELTDEYPIVSIEDPLHEEDFEGFAMVTKELKGVQIVGDDLFVTNINRLRKGVEVGAANALLLKVNQIGTLSEAIDAANLAFRNGYGVIVSHRSGETEDTTIADLAVALNAGQIKTGAPARGERTAKYNQLIRIEEELGYPKYAGRYFRVPF, encoded by the coding sequence GTGTTAAAGCACGTTGATGATTCATTTGAAATTTATGATATTCATGCAAGAGAAGTTTTAGATTCAAGGGGAAATCCGACTGTTGAAGTTGAAGTATTAACCCTTGGAAGGGGAATTGGTAGTGCAATTGTTCCAAGCGGAGCATCAACTGGAACCCATGAGGCATTAGAGTTGAGGGATAAATCAAAGAGGTTTGGTGGAAAAGGAGTTTTAGAGGCAGTTGATAACGTAAACTCAATTATAAAACCAGAATTAATTGGATATGATTCAAGAATGCAGAGAGAAATTGACACCATCATGATTGAATTAGATGGAACTGAAAACAAATCAAAATTAGGGGCTAATGCAATTTTAGCTGTCTCAATGGCAGTAGCAAAAGCAGCAGCAGACACCGCATCACTCCCACTCTACAAATACTTGGGAGGTTGCAACTCATTTGTTATGCCTGTTCCAATGATGAACGTTATTAATGGGGGAAAACACGCTGGAAATGCTTTAGATTTCCAAGAATTTATGATAATGCCTGTTGGGGCTGACTCAATAGCAGAGGCGATAAGAATTGGAGCAGAGACATATCAAGCATTAAAAAAGGTTATATTAGAAAAATACGGAAAAAATGCTATAAACGTTGGAGATGAGGGAGGATTTGCTCCACCAATTGAAGATGCAAGAGATGCTTTAAACTTGCTGGCTGAAGCTGCAAAATTAGCAGGTTATGAGAATGATATTGTATTTGCATTAGATTGTGCAGCAAGTGAGTTCTACAAGGATGGTTACTACATTGTTAAAGGGGAAAAATTAACAAGAGAACAGTTAATTGAATTATACAAGGAATTAACAGATGAATACCCAATTGTCTCAATTGAAGATCCATTGCATGAGGAGGATTTTGAGGGCTTTGCGATGGTTACAAAAGAATTAAAAGGCGTTCAGATTGTTGGGGATGATTTGTTTGTTACAAACATAAACAGGCTGAGAAAGGGAGTTGAAGTCGGTGCTGCAAACGCTTTGTTGTTGAAGGTTAACCAAATTGGAACATTAAGTGAGGCAATTGACGCTGCAAACCTTGCATTTAGAAATGGGTACGGAGTCATTGTTTCCCACAGAAGTGGAGAGACAGAAGATACCACTATCGCTGACTTGGCAGTTGCATTAAATGCTGGACAAATAAAAACAGGAGCACCAGCAAGAGGGGAAAGAACAGCAAAATACAACCAATTAATTAGAATTGAGGAAGAGTTAGGTTATCCAAAATATGCTGGAAGATACTTCAGAGTCCCGTTCTAA
- the trpD gene encoding anthranilate phosphoribosyltransferase, protein MITDAIKKVVEFKDLNESEAIDVMNEIMSGKATPAQIASILTALRMKGETPVEIASFAKVMREFATKINPKVDKLVDTCGTGGDNLNTFNISTTVAFVVAGCGVAVAKHGNRSVSSKCGSADVLEALGVNLDLPPKKVEECIEKVGIGFLFAPLYHSAMKHALPVRKEIGIRTVFNVLGPLTNPANAEYQVVGVYDASLTEKIAEVLKLLGLKGAMVVHGSGMDEITTTGETKISELKDGEIKTYTITPERFGLKRADIDELKGGDAKENANILKRILEGEEGAKRDIVLLNAAATLYVCGEAKSLEEGIKMAEKSIDSGKAMEKLEKLVEFTNSI, encoded by the coding sequence GTGATAACGGATGCTATAAAAAAGGTCGTTGAATTTAAAGATTTAAATGAAAGTGAAGCAATTGATGTTATGAATGAGATAATGAGTGGAAAAGCCACACCAGCACAAATAGCATCAATATTAACAGCTTTAAGGATGAAGGGAGAAACTCCTGTAGAAATTGCATCATTTGCAAAGGTTATGAGAGAATTCGCCACAAAAATAAATCCAAAAGTCGATAAACTTGTTGACACCTGTGGGACTGGTGGAGACAATTTAAATACATTCAACATAAGCACAACTGTTGCGTTTGTTGTTGCAGGGTGTGGTGTAGCAGTGGCAAAACATGGAAATAGAAGTGTAAGCAGTAAATGTGGAAGTGCAGATGTTTTAGAGGCATTAGGTGTTAATTTAGACCTACCACCAAAGAAGGTTGAGGAATGCATTGAAAAAGTAGGGATAGGATTTTTATTTGCTCCTTTGTATCATTCTGCTATGAAACATGCCCTACCAGTTAGAAAAGAGATCGGAATAAGGACAGTCTTTAATGTTTTGGGACCTTTAACAAATCCAGCAAACGCTGAATATCAAGTTGTTGGTGTTTATGATGCAAGTTTAACTGAAAAGATTGCAGAGGTTTTAAAATTGTTGGGATTGAAAGGAGCTATGGTTGTGCATGGAAGCGGAATGGATGAGATAACAACAACAGGAGAAACAAAGATTTCTGAACTAAAAGATGGAGAGATAAAGACATACACAATAACTCCTGAAAGATTTGGACTTAAAAGAGCAGATATTGATGAATTAAAGGGAGGGGATGCAAAAGAAAACGCAAATATATTGAAAAGAATTTTAGAGGGAGAAGAGGGGGCTAAAAGAGATATTGTTTTGCTTAATGCGGCTGCTACTTTATATGTTTGTGGAGAAGCGAAGTCACTTGAAGAAGGAATAAAGATGGCTGAAAAATCAATAGATAGTGGAAAAGCAATGGAAAAATTAGAAAAACTCGTAGAGTTCACAAACAGTATTTAA
- a CDS encoding thiamine-phosphate synthase family protein produces the protein MEKHNILIIGGYDPTGGAGVIADAKTAKVLGVNPLTITTSIIPQNNKAVYNKVDIPKKVIKEQLDAIFEDFDVSIVKTGVLNEDAINLILKYKKDYDFKIVCDPVLKSTTNYEFVDENLLEKHVDLFNECYLITPNEEEFNTIINFIEKNNLWKKFDKNPYVLVTGTNDKLITLKDKNVIETIKGKKIDKEVHGTGCVFSSAIASFLCRGEELIDAIKKAKDIVLASVVYATKTKYGYNSNPTYINKEKVIKNLSYALYLLKKINFSLIPEVGSNIAESLLLPNSFKDVAALTGRIIKNKLGGFYIVGDIEFGASEHIAKIILAAKNYDPQIRACMNIRYDEDLIDVLSEKFSISSFDRKLEPPNVSTMEWGTKYACEKFGGVPDIIYDKGGDGKEPMIRVLGVDAIDVVKKVAEIQRIYDRM, from the coding sequence ATGGAAAAACACAATATCCTTATCATTGGTGGCTACGATCCAACTGGTGGAGCAGGGGTTATTGCAGATGCAAAAACCGCAAAGGTTTTAGGAGTTAATCCCCTAACAATAACAACCTCTATAATTCCCCAAAACAATAAAGCAGTTTATAATAAAGTAGATATTCCTAAAAAAGTTATTAAAGAGCAGTTAGATGCTATTTTTGAAGATTTTGATGTTTCTATTGTTAAAACAGGAGTTTTAAATGAGGATGCAATAAATTTGATTTTAAAATACAAAAAAGATTATGATTTTAAGATTGTATGTGACCCTGTTTTAAAATCAACAACTAACTATGAATTTGTTGATGAGAACTTGCTGGAGAAACATGTTGATTTGTTTAATGAATGCTACTTAATCACCCCAAATGAAGAAGAATTCAATACCATCATTAATTTTATCGAAAAAAACAACCTTTGGAAAAAATTTGACAAAAACCCTTATGTTTTAGTTACAGGAACTAATGATAAGCTAATAACCCTCAAAGATAAGAATGTTATTGAAACAATAAAAGGAAAGAAAATAGATAAAGAAGTCCATGGGACAGGTTGTGTATTTTCCTCTGCAATAGCATCATTTTTATGTAGGGGAGAGGAGTTAATAGATGCCATTAAAAAAGCAAAGGATATTGTTTTAGCATCTGTAGTTTATGCCACAAAAACAAAATACGGCTACAACTCAAACCCTACATACATAAACAAAGAAAAAGTAATAAAAAATTTAAGTTACGCCTTATATTTACTAAAAAAGATAAACTTTAGCTTAATTCCAGAAGTTGGATCAAATATTGCTGAGAGTTTACTTTTGCCAAATAGTTTTAAAGATGTTGCAGCACTAACTGGGAGAATTATAAAAAATAAGTTGGGGGGCTTTTATATTGTTGGGGACATAGAGTTTGGGGCGTCTGAGCATATAGCAAAGATTATATTAGCTGCAAAAAACTACGACCCACAAATTAGGGCATGTATGAATATAAGGTATGATGAAGATTTGATAGATGTTTTATCAGAAAAATTCAGCATTTCTTCATTTGACAGAAAGCTCGAACCCCCAAATGTATCGACAATGGAATGGGGAACAAAATACGCATGCGAAAAATTTGGTGGCGTTCCAGATATAATATATGACAAAGGAGGAGATGGAAAGGAGCCAATGATTAGGGTCTTAGGTGTTGATGCAATAGATGTAGTTAAAAAAGTTGCAGAGATACAAAGGATTTACGACCGTATGTAA
- a CDS encoding DUF473 domain-containing protein, producing the protein MRIIALAGISPHALSELIKNHIKTLNLKSADNLLALKSVDVGDFVFITSVVKDDIIPGTEGIIGRIRKISIIHQKTPPEVSEERECVVGKVQIEMIGFGTCVDIAEMEVLSPLILDVVMKSIY; encoded by the coding sequence ATGAGAATCATTGCTTTGGCAGGAATATCACCACATGCGTTGTCAGAACTTATAAAGAACCATATAAAAACCCTAAATTTGAAGAGTGCAGATAATTTATTGGCGTTGAAGTCCGTTGATGTTGGAGATTTTGTGTTCATCACTTCAGTTGTAAAAGATGACATAATCCCAGGAACAGAAGGAATAATTGGAAGAATAAGAAAGATATCTATCATACATCAAAAAACACCACCAGAAGTTTCTGAAGAGAGAGAATGCGTAGTTGGGAAGGTTCAAATTGAAATGATTGGTTTTGGGACATGTGTAGATATTGCTGAGATGGAAGTGTTAAGTCCCCTAATTTTGGACGTCGTTATGAAATCAATCTATTAA
- a CDS encoding proteasome assembly chaperone family protein codes for MEYIAKKEIDFKNPLVIEGFPGVGLVGSIAAYQIIKKLELECIGYFDVPEAPPVNLVEEGVVYPPIRVYGREDLIVLFSDVIIPPVIVHKLSDKIVEILTPINPQIVVSLGGLATGKSEKVYGIASSKELLEIFEKYDIPILKFGMVGGVSGSLIVKSNNNKIPAIGLLAETVGIRPDPRGASNLVNVLNKMYGLNVNVEELIEEADKIDEKIKQLAQEHAKLMTKTARSEYPMYL; via the coding sequence ATGGAATACATTGCCAAAAAAGAAATCGATTTCAAAAACCCTCTTGTCATTGAGGGTTTTCCTGGTGTTGGATTAGTTGGAAGTATTGCAGCATATCAAATCATAAAAAAATTGGAATTAGAGTGTATTGGATACTTTGATGTTCCAGAAGCGCCTCCAGTAAATCTTGTTGAGGAGGGGGTTGTTTATCCACCAATAAGAGTTTATGGGAGGGAGGATTTAATCGTCTTATTTTCAGACGTGATAATTCCGCCAGTTATAGTGCATAAGCTCTCAGATAAAATTGTTGAAATATTAACTCCGATTAACCCACAAATAGTTGTGTCCTTAGGGGGACTCGCAACAGGAAAATCTGAAAAGGTTTATGGAATAGCATCATCAAAAGAGCTATTAGAAATTTTTGAAAAATACGACATTCCTATTTTAAAATTTGGGATGGTTGGAGGAGTATCTGGAAGTTTGATAGTAAAAAGCAACAACAACAAAATACCTGCAATTGGCCTACTTGCTGAAACTGTTGGCATAAGGCCTGACCCAAGAGGGGCGTCAAACCTTGTAAATGTTTTAAACAAGATGTATGGTCTTAACGTGAATGTAGAGGAGTTAATAGAAGAGGCAGATAAAATTGATGAGAAGATAAAGCAATTGGCACAAGAACATGCAAAATTAATGACAAAAACTGCAAGAAGCGAGTATCCAATGTATCTGTAA